From Girardinichthys multiradiatus isolate DD_20200921_A chromosome 3, DD_fGirMul_XY1, whole genome shotgun sequence, the proteins below share one genomic window:
- the LOC124866214 gene encoding uncharacterized protein LOC124866214 isoform X2, whose translation MAHGTCKAGLGEACSHAAALMYALLAAVNVKDGQSSTQKACAWVIPGKTSQIQYEELSKISMTKKNKSKSTILPSIAVPSEDEYMRFFQQLHECDVQEGNPNGTAILSVIAGHSDKYIPKTVQLNLPQPLTSLFSNARLQADLSSLLVESKKVFDDLQLTKKESFSVEKATREQSASKVWFEQRAGRVTASVFHEMGKSK comes from the exons ATGGCTCACGGCACCTGTAAAGCAGGATTGGGTGAAGCATGCTCCCATGCAGCTGCACTGATGTATGCACTACTGGCAGCAGTCAATGTCAAAGATGGACAGTCCAGCACTCAGAAGGCCTGTGCCTGGGTCATTCCAGGCAAAACATCTCAAATCCAGTATGAGGAACTGAGCAAAATATCAATGACCAAgaagaataaatcaaaatccacTATACTGCCCAGCATTGCTGTCCCTTCAGAGGATGAATACATGAGGTTCTTCCAACAGCTGCACGAGTGTGATGTCCAGGAAGGAAATCCCAACGGAACGGCTATTTTGTCTGTCATTGCGGGTCACTCTGACAAATACATACCAAAGACTGTCCAACTGAACTTGCCACAACCTCTGACAAGTCTCTTCTCGAATGCAAGATTACAAGCAGATTTATCATCACTATTGGTAGAGAGTAAAAAGGTATTTGATGATCTTCAGCTAACGAAAAAAGAG TCATTTTCAGTAGAAAAGGCAACTAGAGAACAGTCAGCCAGCAAGGTGTGGTTTGAGCAAAGAGCAGGCAGAGTCACAGCATCGGTCTTCCATGAG